A stretch of Thermus antranikianii DSM 12462 DNA encodes these proteins:
- a CDS encoding YbjN domain-containing protein encodes MRILLAGLLFLGLALGQAVVKGLTPAEVEGILKQVGLAYEKTDAQEFRLEMAGLTKVWLYLDFCQEERCGVLTLSAGFTLDEVPDLEAVNAWNRDRRFSRAFLDEEGTVWVESDLDLTGGVSLGAVRAFLDLFAEEILPDFMDRIGFEP; translated from the coding sequence ATGAGGATATTGCTGGCGGGATTGTTGTTTTTGGGATTGGCCTTGGGGCAGGCCGTGGTCAAGGGCTTGACCCCGGCCGAGGTGGAAGGGATTCTCAAGCAGGTAGGTCTTGCCTACGAGAAGACGGATGCCCAGGAGTTCCGTCTGGAGATGGCTGGCTTGACTAAGGTCTGGCTCTACCTGGATTTCTGCCAGGAGGAGCGGTGCGGGGTCCTGACCCTAAGCGCCGGATTCACCCTGGACGAGGTGCCGGACCTCGAGGCCGTGAACGCCTGGAACCGGGACCGCCGCTTTAGCCGGGCCTTTTTGGACGAGGAGGGAACCGTGTGGGTGGAATCGGACCTGGACCTCACGGGAGGGGTGAGCCTGGGGGCGGTAAGGGCCTTCTTGGACCTTTTCGCCGAAGAAATCCTCCCCGACTTCATGGATCGCATCGGCTTTGAACCTTGA
- a CDS encoding NAD(P)/FAD-dependent oxidoreductase, which translates to MPEVLVVGAGIVGAACAYRLAEAGLEVLVLEKETTFAQGSTGKSAAGVRVQFSEPLNILLSYHSILEYQRIPEASYRPIGYLFLVPEALREAQEEALATQRALGVPVEKLSLKEAQSHVPFREEGLAYATFGPMDGVIDPHGVTAHYLREARRLGARVRFSEPLVAARRKKGVWRVETPLAAYEASFLLLCTGAWTGEVGKRLGLEIPIQPVRRMVFATAPAPFPHAFPLTIDLATGFYLRSEGARVLMGRSNPDEPPGFSEGMDWGWLAPTLEAGLSRFPFLEGLALDRRASWWGYYEVTPDANPILGFVEEGLLVAAGFSGHGVQQAAMVGRLMAEEVVHGKARSLDITPFRLDRFRQGRFLKEKGIV; encoded by the coding sequence ATGCCCGAGGTCCTGGTGGTGGGGGCGGGAATCGTGGGGGCGGCTTGTGCCTACCGCCTGGCGGAGGCGGGCCTCGAGGTCCTGGTTCTGGAAAAGGAGACCACCTTTGCCCAGGGCTCCACGGGAAAGAGCGCCGCCGGGGTGCGGGTGCAGTTCTCCGAGCCCTTAAACATCCTCCTTTCCTACCACTCCATCCTGGAGTACCAAAGGATCCCGGAGGCCAGCTACCGGCCCATCGGCTACCTCTTCCTGGTGCCGGAGGCCCTGAGGGAAGCCCAGGAGGAAGCCTTAGCAACCCAGCGGGCTTTGGGGGTGCCTGTGGAGAAGCTTTCCCTAAAGGAGGCCCAATCCCACGTGCCCTTCCGGGAGGAGGGCCTGGCCTACGCCACCTTCGGTCCCATGGATGGGGTCATAGATCCCCATGGGGTTACCGCCCACTACCTCAGGGAGGCCAGGCGGCTTGGGGCCAGGGTGCGCTTTTCCGAGCCCCTCGTGGCCGCCCGGAGAAAGAAGGGGGTATGGCGGGTGGAAACCCCCTTGGCGGCGTACGAGGCTTCCTTTCTCCTCCTTTGCACCGGGGCCTGGACGGGCGAGGTGGGGAAAAGGCTTGGCCTGGAGATTCCCATCCAGCCCGTGCGCCGCATGGTCTTCGCCACGGCCCCCGCCCCTTTTCCCCATGCCTTTCCCCTCACCATAGACCTGGCCACGGGCTTCTACCTGCGTTCGGAGGGGGCGAGGGTGCTCATGGGCCGGTCCAACCCGGATGAGCCCCCGGGTTTTTCCGAGGGCATGGACTGGGGATGGCTGGCGCCGACCCTCGAGGCGGGCCTTTCCCGCTTTCCCTTCCTGGAAGGGCTTGCCCTGGACCGAAGGGCCAGCTGGTGGGGCTACTACGAGGTGACCCCGGATGCCAACCCCATCCTGGGGTTTGTGGAGGAGGGGCTTCTGGTGGCGGCGGGTTTTTCCGGCCACGGGGTCCAGCAGGCGGCCATGGTGGGGAGGCTCATGGCGGAGGAAGTGGTCCACGGGAAGGCGAGGAGCCTGGATATAACCCCGTTCCGCTTGGATCGCTTCCGGCAGGGGCGTTTCCTGAAGGAGAAGGGGATCGTGTAG